In Scomber japonicus isolate fScoJap1 chromosome 19, fScoJap1.pri, whole genome shotgun sequence, a single genomic region encodes these proteins:
- the git2b gene encoding ARF GTPase-activating protein GIT2b isoform X3 produces MSKRVRSREVCADCSAPEPRWASVNRGVLICDECCSIHRGLGRHSSQVRHLTHSPWPPSQLQMVQTLYGNGANSIWEHSLLDPSSSLSGKRKANPQDRVHPNKTEFIKAKYQMLAYVHRMPCREDDSVTAKDLSKQLHSSVRTGNMETCLRLLSLGAQANFFHPEKGNTPLHIAAKVGQMLQAELLAVYGADPGALDSSGKTPIDYARQAGHQELAERLVEIQYELTDRLTFYLCGRRPDHRNGQHFIIPQMADSSLDLSEFAKAAKKKLQSLSNHQFEELAMDVYDEVDRRETDAVWLATQNHSTLVTDTTVVPFLPVNPEYSSTRNQGRQKLARFSAHEFATLVIDILTDAKRRQWGNSCDSPRENVELILQGIDSCHNSESQDNDQPDYDSVASDEDPVQEATCGDSCNDGRTKSSESSDLSDGPITVQEFMEVKSALTASEAKIQQLLKVNCHLSEELRMMQGKLNSLQTENTSLRWQTPSGQQHVQGPFGRHLPRGGRAMSMYETGSSPRQYPHRGETARQEDGVILQPFPTNIGRGPLGTAASSLPTFPSSLSWSWDERSRRGCSLEGQSTMLEIDYDMTPNHSELEESGPLTASENVELEEEGEEDSTLPCTEDVICKTEQITKNIQELLRAAQETKHESFLPCSEKICMAVSEMAALFPKRPSSETVRGSLCLLTSSASRLHGECQKATEHNPCRSDIQLVTQQVIQCAYDIAKAAKQLVTVTTKENNN; encoded by the exons ATGTCAAAGCGAGTGCGAAGCAGAGAGGTCTGCGCTGATTGCAGTGCTCCGG agcCTCGCTGGGCCTCTGTTAACAGAGGTGTGCTGATTTGCGATGAATGCTGTAGCATCCATCGAGGTCTAGGACGACATAGCTCCCAAGTCCGACATCTGACTCATTCACCATGGCCACCCTCCCAGTTACAG ATGGTTCAGACACTTTATGGCAATGGAGCCAATTCCATATGGGAGCACAGCCTTTTGGACCCTTCCTCTTCACTGAGTGGGAAACGCAAGGCCAACCCACAGGACAGAGttca tccCAACAAGACAGAATTCATCAAGGCCAAATACCAGATGCTGGCGTATGTCCATCGGATGCCTTGTCGGGAGGATGATAGTGTAACTGCAAAAGACCTCAGCAAG CAACTGCATTCCAGTGTTCGGACAGGGAACATGGAGACCTGCCTAAGACTCTTATCTTTGGGAGCGCAGGCCAACTTCTTCCATCCA GAGAAAGGAAACACTCCACTGCACATAGCAGCAAAAGTGGGACAAATGTTACAGGCAGAACTGTTGGCAGTTTATGGAGCTGATCCCGGAGCTCTGGACTCCAGTGGGAAGACCCCCATTGATTATGCAAG ACAAGCTGGGCATCAGGAGCTGGCAGAGCGGCTAGTGGAGATCCAGTATGAACTCACTGACCGGTTAACATTTTACCTTTGTGGTAGGAGACCAG ATCACAGAAATGGGCAGCACTTCATCATTCCACAGATGGCAGACAG CAGTCTGGATTTGTCAGAGTTTGCAAAAGCTGCAAAGAAGAAGCTCCAGTCT CTAAGTAACCATCAGTTTGAAGAACTCGCCATGGATGTTTATGATGAAGTTGACAGAAGAGAAACAGATGCAG tgTGGTTGGCCACTCAAAACCACAGTACACTTGTAACAGACACCACAGTCGTGCCTTTTCTTCCTGTCAATCCTGAGTATTCCTCTACCAGAAACCAG GGTCGTCAAAAATTGGCAAGATTTAGTGCTCATGAATTCGCCACCTTGGTCATCGATATTCTAACTGATGCTAAACGTCGGCAGTGGGGTAACTCTTGTGATAGTCCCAGAG AGAATGTGGAGCTGATCCTTCAGGGAATAGACAGTTGCCATAACAGCGAGAGCCAGGACAATGACCAGCCAGATTACGACAGTGTGGCATCAGACGAAGATCCAGTACAAGAGGCAACCTGTGGGGACAGCTGCAACGATGGAAGGACTAAG AGCTCCGAGTCGTCCGACCTTTCTGACGGACCAATCACGGTGCAAGAATTTATGGAGGTGAAGAGCGCCCTCACTGCATCAGAAGCCAAAATACAGCAGCTTCTTAAAGTCAACTGTCATCTCAGTGAAGAGCTGCGAATGATGCAGGGCAAG CTTAACTCCCtgcaaactgaaaacacatccCTGCGATGGCAAACCCCCAGCGGGCAACAACACGTCCAGGGGCCCTTTGGTCGACACCTACCCCGAGGAGGTCGAGCCATGTCCATGTACGAGACGGGTTCTTCTCCGAGGCAGTACCCCCACCGAGGCGAGACAGCTCGGCAAGAGGACGGAGTCATTTTACAACCGTTCCCGACTAAT ATTGGTAGGGGTCCTTTGGGGACggctgcttcctccctccctaccttcccctCTTCCCTGTCCTGGTCGTGGGATGAGAGATCTCGAAGG GGCTGCAGTCTGGAAGGACAGAGCACTATGCTGGAGATTGACTACGACATGACGCCCAACCACTCTGAGCTGGAGGAGTCTGG CCCCCTTACAGCCTCTGAAAATGTGGAGCTtgaagaggagggtgaggaaGACTCCACCCTGCCATGCACAGAGGATGTCATCTGTAAGACGGAGCAGATAACTAAGAACATACAGGAGCTTCTGAGAGCTGCTCAGGAGACCAAACACGAAAG CTTTCTGCCCTGTTCAGAAAAGATCTGCATGGCTGTGTCGGAGATGGCTGCCCTGTTTCCCAAG AGGCCGTCCTCGGAGACTGTGCGAGGGTCTCTGTGTCTGCTCACTTCAAGCGCCAGCCGGCTGCACGGGGAGTGCCAGAAGGCCACAGAACACAACCCTTGCCGGTCAGACATCCAGCTGGTCACTCAGCAGGTCATCCAGTGCGCCTATGACATTGCCAAAGCTGCCAAGCAACTTGTCACTGTGACaaccaaagaaaacaacaactaa
- the git2b gene encoding ARF GTPase-activating protein GIT2b isoform X5 produces MSKRVRSREVCADCSAPEPRWASVNRGVLICDECCSIHRGLGRHSSQVRHLTHSPWPPSQLQMVQTLYGNGANSIWEHSLLDPSSSLSGKRKANPQDRVHPNKTEFIKAKYQMLAYVHRMPCREDDSVTAKDLSKQLHSSVRTGNMETCLRLLSLGAQANFFHPEKGNTPLHIAAKVGQMLQAELLAVYGADPGALDSSGKTPIDYARQAGHQELAERLVEIQYELTDRLTFYLCGRRPDHRNGQHFIIPQMADSSLDLSEFAKAAKKKLQSLSNHQFEELAMDVYDEVDRRETDAVWLATQNHSTLVTDTTVVPFLPVNPEYSSTRNQGRQKLARFSAHEFATLVIDILTDAKRRQWGNSCDSPRENVELILQGIDSCHNSESQDNDQPDYDSVASDEDPVQEATCGDSCNDGRTKSSESSDLSDGPITVQEFMEVKSALTASEAKIQQLLKVNCHLSEELRMMQGKLNSLQTENTSLRWQTPSGQQHVQGPFGRHLPRGGRAMSMYETGSSPRQYPHRGETARQEDGVILQPFPTNGCSLEGQSTMLEIDYDMTPNHSELEESGPLTASENVELEEEGEEDSTLPCTEDVICKTEQITKNIQELLRAAQETKHESFLPCSEKICMAVSEMAALFPKRPSSETVRGSLCLLTSSASRLHGECQKATEHNPCRSDIQLVTQQVIQCAYDIAKAAKQLVTVTTKENNN; encoded by the exons ATGTCAAAGCGAGTGCGAAGCAGAGAGGTCTGCGCTGATTGCAGTGCTCCGG agcCTCGCTGGGCCTCTGTTAACAGAGGTGTGCTGATTTGCGATGAATGCTGTAGCATCCATCGAGGTCTAGGACGACATAGCTCCCAAGTCCGACATCTGACTCATTCACCATGGCCACCCTCCCAGTTACAG ATGGTTCAGACACTTTATGGCAATGGAGCCAATTCCATATGGGAGCACAGCCTTTTGGACCCTTCCTCTTCACTGAGTGGGAAACGCAAGGCCAACCCACAGGACAGAGttca tccCAACAAGACAGAATTCATCAAGGCCAAATACCAGATGCTGGCGTATGTCCATCGGATGCCTTGTCGGGAGGATGATAGTGTAACTGCAAAAGACCTCAGCAAG CAACTGCATTCCAGTGTTCGGACAGGGAACATGGAGACCTGCCTAAGACTCTTATCTTTGGGAGCGCAGGCCAACTTCTTCCATCCA GAGAAAGGAAACACTCCACTGCACATAGCAGCAAAAGTGGGACAAATGTTACAGGCAGAACTGTTGGCAGTTTATGGAGCTGATCCCGGAGCTCTGGACTCCAGTGGGAAGACCCCCATTGATTATGCAAG ACAAGCTGGGCATCAGGAGCTGGCAGAGCGGCTAGTGGAGATCCAGTATGAACTCACTGACCGGTTAACATTTTACCTTTGTGGTAGGAGACCAG ATCACAGAAATGGGCAGCACTTCATCATTCCACAGATGGCAGACAG CAGTCTGGATTTGTCAGAGTTTGCAAAAGCTGCAAAGAAGAAGCTCCAGTCT CTAAGTAACCATCAGTTTGAAGAACTCGCCATGGATGTTTATGATGAAGTTGACAGAAGAGAAACAGATGCAG tgTGGTTGGCCACTCAAAACCACAGTACACTTGTAACAGACACCACAGTCGTGCCTTTTCTTCCTGTCAATCCTGAGTATTCCTCTACCAGAAACCAG GGTCGTCAAAAATTGGCAAGATTTAGTGCTCATGAATTCGCCACCTTGGTCATCGATATTCTAACTGATGCTAAACGTCGGCAGTGGGGTAACTCTTGTGATAGTCCCAGAG AGAATGTGGAGCTGATCCTTCAGGGAATAGACAGTTGCCATAACAGCGAGAGCCAGGACAATGACCAGCCAGATTACGACAGTGTGGCATCAGACGAAGATCCAGTACAAGAGGCAACCTGTGGGGACAGCTGCAACGATGGAAGGACTAAG AGCTCCGAGTCGTCCGACCTTTCTGACGGACCAATCACGGTGCAAGAATTTATGGAGGTGAAGAGCGCCCTCACTGCATCAGAAGCCAAAATACAGCAGCTTCTTAAAGTCAACTGTCATCTCAGTGAAGAGCTGCGAATGATGCAGGGCAAG CTTAACTCCCtgcaaactgaaaacacatccCTGCGATGGCAAACCCCCAGCGGGCAACAACACGTCCAGGGGCCCTTTGGTCGACACCTACCCCGAGGAGGTCGAGCCATGTCCATGTACGAGACGGGTTCTTCTCCGAGGCAGTACCCCCACCGAGGCGAGACAGCTCGGCAAGAGGACGGAGTCATTTTACAACCGTTCCCGACTAAT GGCTGCAGTCTGGAAGGACAGAGCACTATGCTGGAGATTGACTACGACATGACGCCCAACCACTCTGAGCTGGAGGAGTCTGG CCCCCTTACAGCCTCTGAAAATGTGGAGCTtgaagaggagggtgaggaaGACTCCACCCTGCCATGCACAGAGGATGTCATCTGTAAGACGGAGCAGATAACTAAGAACATACAGGAGCTTCTGAGAGCTGCTCAGGAGACCAAACACGAAAG CTTTCTGCCCTGTTCAGAAAAGATCTGCATGGCTGTGTCGGAGATGGCTGCCCTGTTTCCCAAG AGGCCGTCCTCGGAGACTGTGCGAGGGTCTCTGTGTCTGCTCACTTCAAGCGCCAGCCGGCTGCACGGGGAGTGCCAGAAGGCCACAGAACACAACCCTTGCCGGTCAGACATCCAGCTGGTCACTCAGCAGGTCATCCAGTGCGCCTATGACATTGCCAAAGCTGCCAAGCAACTTGTCACTGTGACaaccaaagaaaacaacaactaa
- the git2b gene encoding ARF GTPase-activating protein GIT2b isoform X1, translated as MSKRVRSREVCADCSAPEPRWASVNRGVLICDECCSIHRGLGRHSSQVRHLTHSPWPPSQLQMVQTLYGNGANSIWEHSLLDPSSSLSGKRKANPQDRVHPNKTEFIKAKYQMLAYVHRMPCREDDSVTAKDLSKQLHSSVRTGNMETCLRLLSLGAQANFFHPEKGNTPLHIAAKVGQMLQAELLAVYGADPGALDSSGKTPIDYARQAGHQELAERLVEIQYELTDRLTFYLCGRRPDHRNGQHFIIPQMADSSLDLSEFAKAAKKKLQSLSNHQFEELAMDVYDEVDRRETDAVWLATQNHSTLVTDTTVVPFLPVNPEYSSTRNQGRQKLARFSAHEFATLVIDILTDAKRRQWGNSCDSPRENVELILQGIDSCHNSESQDNDQPDYDSVASDEDPVQEATCGDSCNDGRTKSSESSDLSDGPITVQEFMEVKSALTASEAKIQQLLKVNCHLSEELRMMQGKLNSLQTENTSLRWQTPSGQQHVQGPFGRHLPRGGRAMSMYETGSSPRQYPHRGETARQEDGVILQPFPTNIGRGPLGTAASSLPTFPSSLSWSWDERSRRGCSLEGQSTMLEIDYDMTPNHSELEESGSPLTASENVELEEEGEEDSTLPCTEDVICKTEQITKNIQELLRAAQETKHESFLPCSEKICMAVSEMAALFPKRPSSETVRGSLCLLTSSASRLHGECQKATEHNPCRSDIQLVTQQVIQCAYDIAKAAKQLVTVTTKENNN; from the exons ATGTCAAAGCGAGTGCGAAGCAGAGAGGTCTGCGCTGATTGCAGTGCTCCGG agcCTCGCTGGGCCTCTGTTAACAGAGGTGTGCTGATTTGCGATGAATGCTGTAGCATCCATCGAGGTCTAGGACGACATAGCTCCCAAGTCCGACATCTGACTCATTCACCATGGCCACCCTCCCAGTTACAG ATGGTTCAGACACTTTATGGCAATGGAGCCAATTCCATATGGGAGCACAGCCTTTTGGACCCTTCCTCTTCACTGAGTGGGAAACGCAAGGCCAACCCACAGGACAGAGttca tccCAACAAGACAGAATTCATCAAGGCCAAATACCAGATGCTGGCGTATGTCCATCGGATGCCTTGTCGGGAGGATGATAGTGTAACTGCAAAAGACCTCAGCAAG CAACTGCATTCCAGTGTTCGGACAGGGAACATGGAGACCTGCCTAAGACTCTTATCTTTGGGAGCGCAGGCCAACTTCTTCCATCCA GAGAAAGGAAACACTCCACTGCACATAGCAGCAAAAGTGGGACAAATGTTACAGGCAGAACTGTTGGCAGTTTATGGAGCTGATCCCGGAGCTCTGGACTCCAGTGGGAAGACCCCCATTGATTATGCAAG ACAAGCTGGGCATCAGGAGCTGGCAGAGCGGCTAGTGGAGATCCAGTATGAACTCACTGACCGGTTAACATTTTACCTTTGTGGTAGGAGACCAG ATCACAGAAATGGGCAGCACTTCATCATTCCACAGATGGCAGACAG CAGTCTGGATTTGTCAGAGTTTGCAAAAGCTGCAAAGAAGAAGCTCCAGTCT CTAAGTAACCATCAGTTTGAAGAACTCGCCATGGATGTTTATGATGAAGTTGACAGAAGAGAAACAGATGCAG tgTGGTTGGCCACTCAAAACCACAGTACACTTGTAACAGACACCACAGTCGTGCCTTTTCTTCCTGTCAATCCTGAGTATTCCTCTACCAGAAACCAG GGTCGTCAAAAATTGGCAAGATTTAGTGCTCATGAATTCGCCACCTTGGTCATCGATATTCTAACTGATGCTAAACGTCGGCAGTGGGGTAACTCTTGTGATAGTCCCAGAG AGAATGTGGAGCTGATCCTTCAGGGAATAGACAGTTGCCATAACAGCGAGAGCCAGGACAATGACCAGCCAGATTACGACAGTGTGGCATCAGACGAAGATCCAGTACAAGAGGCAACCTGTGGGGACAGCTGCAACGATGGAAGGACTAAG AGCTCCGAGTCGTCCGACCTTTCTGACGGACCAATCACGGTGCAAGAATTTATGGAGGTGAAGAGCGCCCTCACTGCATCAGAAGCCAAAATACAGCAGCTTCTTAAAGTCAACTGTCATCTCAGTGAAGAGCTGCGAATGATGCAGGGCAAG CTTAACTCCCtgcaaactgaaaacacatccCTGCGATGGCAAACCCCCAGCGGGCAACAACACGTCCAGGGGCCCTTTGGTCGACACCTACCCCGAGGAGGTCGAGCCATGTCCATGTACGAGACGGGTTCTTCTCCGAGGCAGTACCCCCACCGAGGCGAGACAGCTCGGCAAGAGGACGGAGTCATTTTACAACCGTTCCCGACTAAT ATTGGTAGGGGTCCTTTGGGGACggctgcttcctccctccctaccttcccctCTTCCCTGTCCTGGTCGTGGGATGAGAGATCTCGAAGG GGCTGCAGTCTGGAAGGACAGAGCACTATGCTGGAGATTGACTACGACATGACGCCCAACCACTCTGAGCTGGAGGAGTCTGG CAGCCCCCTTACAGCCTCTGAAAATGTGGAGCTtgaagaggagggtgaggaaGACTCCACCCTGCCATGCACAGAGGATGTCATCTGTAAGACGGAGCAGATAACTAAGAACATACAGGAGCTTCTGAGAGCTGCTCAGGAGACCAAACACGAAAG CTTTCTGCCCTGTTCAGAAAAGATCTGCATGGCTGTGTCGGAGATGGCTGCCCTGTTTCCCAAG AGGCCGTCCTCGGAGACTGTGCGAGGGTCTCTGTGTCTGCTCACTTCAAGCGCCAGCCGGCTGCACGGGGAGTGCCAGAAGGCCACAGAACACAACCCTTGCCGGTCAGACATCCAGCTGGTCACTCAGCAGGTCATCCAGTGCGCCTATGACATTGCCAAAGCTGCCAAGCAACTTGTCACTGTGACaaccaaagaaaacaacaactaa
- the git2b gene encoding ARF GTPase-activating protein GIT2b isoform X2, with the protein MSKRVRSREVCADCSAPEPRWASVNRGVLICDECCSIHRGLGRHSSQVRHLTHSPWPPSQLQMVQTLYGNGANSIWEHSLLDPSSSLSGKRKANPQDRVHPNKTEFIKAKYQMLAYVHRMPCREDDSVTAKDLSKQLHSSVRTGNMETCLRLLSLGAQANFFHPEKGNTPLHIAAKVGQMLQAELLAVYGADPGALDSSGKTPIDYARQAGHQELAERLVEIQYELTDRLTFYLCGRRPDHRNGQHFIIPQMADSLDLSEFAKAAKKKLQSLSNHQFEELAMDVYDEVDRRETDAVWLATQNHSTLVTDTTVVPFLPVNPEYSSTRNQGRQKLARFSAHEFATLVIDILTDAKRRQWGNSCDSPRENVELILQGIDSCHNSESQDNDQPDYDSVASDEDPVQEATCGDSCNDGRTKSSESSDLSDGPITVQEFMEVKSALTASEAKIQQLLKVNCHLSEELRMMQGKLNSLQTENTSLRWQTPSGQQHVQGPFGRHLPRGGRAMSMYETGSSPRQYPHRGETARQEDGVILQPFPTNIGRGPLGTAASSLPTFPSSLSWSWDERSRRGCSLEGQSTMLEIDYDMTPNHSELEESGSPLTASENVELEEEGEEDSTLPCTEDVICKTEQITKNIQELLRAAQETKHESFLPCSEKICMAVSEMAALFPKRPSSETVRGSLCLLTSSASRLHGECQKATEHNPCRSDIQLVTQQVIQCAYDIAKAAKQLVTVTTKENNN; encoded by the exons ATGTCAAAGCGAGTGCGAAGCAGAGAGGTCTGCGCTGATTGCAGTGCTCCGG agcCTCGCTGGGCCTCTGTTAACAGAGGTGTGCTGATTTGCGATGAATGCTGTAGCATCCATCGAGGTCTAGGACGACATAGCTCCCAAGTCCGACATCTGACTCATTCACCATGGCCACCCTCCCAGTTACAG ATGGTTCAGACACTTTATGGCAATGGAGCCAATTCCATATGGGAGCACAGCCTTTTGGACCCTTCCTCTTCACTGAGTGGGAAACGCAAGGCCAACCCACAGGACAGAGttca tccCAACAAGACAGAATTCATCAAGGCCAAATACCAGATGCTGGCGTATGTCCATCGGATGCCTTGTCGGGAGGATGATAGTGTAACTGCAAAAGACCTCAGCAAG CAACTGCATTCCAGTGTTCGGACAGGGAACATGGAGACCTGCCTAAGACTCTTATCTTTGGGAGCGCAGGCCAACTTCTTCCATCCA GAGAAAGGAAACACTCCACTGCACATAGCAGCAAAAGTGGGACAAATGTTACAGGCAGAACTGTTGGCAGTTTATGGAGCTGATCCCGGAGCTCTGGACTCCAGTGGGAAGACCCCCATTGATTATGCAAG ACAAGCTGGGCATCAGGAGCTGGCAGAGCGGCTAGTGGAGATCCAGTATGAACTCACTGACCGGTTAACATTTTACCTTTGTGGTAGGAGACCAG ATCACAGAAATGGGCAGCACTTCATCATTCCACAGATGGCAGACAG TCTGGATTTGTCAGAGTTTGCAAAAGCTGCAAAGAAGAAGCTCCAGTCT CTAAGTAACCATCAGTTTGAAGAACTCGCCATGGATGTTTATGATGAAGTTGACAGAAGAGAAACAGATGCAG tgTGGTTGGCCACTCAAAACCACAGTACACTTGTAACAGACACCACAGTCGTGCCTTTTCTTCCTGTCAATCCTGAGTATTCCTCTACCAGAAACCAG GGTCGTCAAAAATTGGCAAGATTTAGTGCTCATGAATTCGCCACCTTGGTCATCGATATTCTAACTGATGCTAAACGTCGGCAGTGGGGTAACTCTTGTGATAGTCCCAGAG AGAATGTGGAGCTGATCCTTCAGGGAATAGACAGTTGCCATAACAGCGAGAGCCAGGACAATGACCAGCCAGATTACGACAGTGTGGCATCAGACGAAGATCCAGTACAAGAGGCAACCTGTGGGGACAGCTGCAACGATGGAAGGACTAAG AGCTCCGAGTCGTCCGACCTTTCTGACGGACCAATCACGGTGCAAGAATTTATGGAGGTGAAGAGCGCCCTCACTGCATCAGAAGCCAAAATACAGCAGCTTCTTAAAGTCAACTGTCATCTCAGTGAAGAGCTGCGAATGATGCAGGGCAAG CTTAACTCCCtgcaaactgaaaacacatccCTGCGATGGCAAACCCCCAGCGGGCAACAACACGTCCAGGGGCCCTTTGGTCGACACCTACCCCGAGGAGGTCGAGCCATGTCCATGTACGAGACGGGTTCTTCTCCGAGGCAGTACCCCCACCGAGGCGAGACAGCTCGGCAAGAGGACGGAGTCATTTTACAACCGTTCCCGACTAAT ATTGGTAGGGGTCCTTTGGGGACggctgcttcctccctccctaccttcccctCTTCCCTGTCCTGGTCGTGGGATGAGAGATCTCGAAGG GGCTGCAGTCTGGAAGGACAGAGCACTATGCTGGAGATTGACTACGACATGACGCCCAACCACTCTGAGCTGGAGGAGTCTGG CAGCCCCCTTACAGCCTCTGAAAATGTGGAGCTtgaagaggagggtgaggaaGACTCCACCCTGCCATGCACAGAGGATGTCATCTGTAAGACGGAGCAGATAACTAAGAACATACAGGAGCTTCTGAGAGCTGCTCAGGAGACCAAACACGAAAG CTTTCTGCCCTGTTCAGAAAAGATCTGCATGGCTGTGTCGGAGATGGCTGCCCTGTTTCCCAAG AGGCCGTCCTCGGAGACTGTGCGAGGGTCTCTGTGTCTGCTCACTTCAAGCGCCAGCCGGCTGCACGGGGAGTGCCAGAAGGCCACAGAACACAACCCTTGCCGGTCAGACATCCAGCTGGTCACTCAGCAGGTCATCCAGTGCGCCTATGACATTGCCAAAGCTGCCAAGCAACTTGTCACTGTGACaaccaaagaaaacaacaactaa
- the git2b gene encoding ARF GTPase-activating protein GIT2b isoform X4 codes for MSKRVRSREVCADCSAPEPRWASVNRGVLICDECCSIHRGLGRHSSQVRHLTHSPWPPSQLQMVQTLYGNGANSIWEHSLLDPSSSLSGKRKANPQDRVHPNKTEFIKAKYQMLAYVHRMPCREDDSVTAKDLSKQLHSSVRTGNMETCLRLLSLGAQANFFHPEKGNTPLHIAAKVGQMLQAELLAVYGADPGALDSSGKTPIDYARQAGHQELAERLVEIQYELTDRLTFYLCGRRPDHRNGQHFIIPQMADSSLDLSEFAKAAKKKLQSLSNHQFEELAMDVYDEVDRRETDAVWLATQNHSTLVTDTTVVPFLPVNPEYSSTRNQGRQKLARFSAHEFATLVIDILTDAKRRQWGNSCDSPRENVELILQGIDSCHNSESQDNDQPDYDSVASDEDPVQEATCGDSCNDGRTKSSESSDLSDGPITVQEFMEVKSALTASEAKIQQLLKVNCHLSEELRMMQGKLNSLQTENTSLRWQTPSGQQHVQGPFGRHLPRGGRAMSMYETGSSPRQYPHRGETARQEDGVILQPFPTNGCSLEGQSTMLEIDYDMTPNHSELEESGSPLTASENVELEEEGEEDSTLPCTEDVICKTEQITKNIQELLRAAQETKHESFLPCSEKICMAVSEMAALFPKRPSSETVRGSLCLLTSSASRLHGECQKATEHNPCRSDIQLVTQQVIQCAYDIAKAAKQLVTVTTKENNN; via the exons ATGTCAAAGCGAGTGCGAAGCAGAGAGGTCTGCGCTGATTGCAGTGCTCCGG agcCTCGCTGGGCCTCTGTTAACAGAGGTGTGCTGATTTGCGATGAATGCTGTAGCATCCATCGAGGTCTAGGACGACATAGCTCCCAAGTCCGACATCTGACTCATTCACCATGGCCACCCTCCCAGTTACAG ATGGTTCAGACACTTTATGGCAATGGAGCCAATTCCATATGGGAGCACAGCCTTTTGGACCCTTCCTCTTCACTGAGTGGGAAACGCAAGGCCAACCCACAGGACAGAGttca tccCAACAAGACAGAATTCATCAAGGCCAAATACCAGATGCTGGCGTATGTCCATCGGATGCCTTGTCGGGAGGATGATAGTGTAACTGCAAAAGACCTCAGCAAG CAACTGCATTCCAGTGTTCGGACAGGGAACATGGAGACCTGCCTAAGACTCTTATCTTTGGGAGCGCAGGCCAACTTCTTCCATCCA GAGAAAGGAAACACTCCACTGCACATAGCAGCAAAAGTGGGACAAATGTTACAGGCAGAACTGTTGGCAGTTTATGGAGCTGATCCCGGAGCTCTGGACTCCAGTGGGAAGACCCCCATTGATTATGCAAG ACAAGCTGGGCATCAGGAGCTGGCAGAGCGGCTAGTGGAGATCCAGTATGAACTCACTGACCGGTTAACATTTTACCTTTGTGGTAGGAGACCAG ATCACAGAAATGGGCAGCACTTCATCATTCCACAGATGGCAGACAG CAGTCTGGATTTGTCAGAGTTTGCAAAAGCTGCAAAGAAGAAGCTCCAGTCT CTAAGTAACCATCAGTTTGAAGAACTCGCCATGGATGTTTATGATGAAGTTGACAGAAGAGAAACAGATGCAG tgTGGTTGGCCACTCAAAACCACAGTACACTTGTAACAGACACCACAGTCGTGCCTTTTCTTCCTGTCAATCCTGAGTATTCCTCTACCAGAAACCAG GGTCGTCAAAAATTGGCAAGATTTAGTGCTCATGAATTCGCCACCTTGGTCATCGATATTCTAACTGATGCTAAACGTCGGCAGTGGGGTAACTCTTGTGATAGTCCCAGAG AGAATGTGGAGCTGATCCTTCAGGGAATAGACAGTTGCCATAACAGCGAGAGCCAGGACAATGACCAGCCAGATTACGACAGTGTGGCATCAGACGAAGATCCAGTACAAGAGGCAACCTGTGGGGACAGCTGCAACGATGGAAGGACTAAG AGCTCCGAGTCGTCCGACCTTTCTGACGGACCAATCACGGTGCAAGAATTTATGGAGGTGAAGAGCGCCCTCACTGCATCAGAAGCCAAAATACAGCAGCTTCTTAAAGTCAACTGTCATCTCAGTGAAGAGCTGCGAATGATGCAGGGCAAG CTTAACTCCCtgcaaactgaaaacacatccCTGCGATGGCAAACCCCCAGCGGGCAACAACACGTCCAGGGGCCCTTTGGTCGACACCTACCCCGAGGAGGTCGAGCCATGTCCATGTACGAGACGGGTTCTTCTCCGAGGCAGTACCCCCACCGAGGCGAGACAGCTCGGCAAGAGGACGGAGTCATTTTACAACCGTTCCCGACTAAT GGCTGCAGTCTGGAAGGACAGAGCACTATGCTGGAGATTGACTACGACATGACGCCCAACCACTCTGAGCTGGAGGAGTCTGG CAGCCCCCTTACAGCCTCTGAAAATGTGGAGCTtgaagaggagggtgaggaaGACTCCACCCTGCCATGCACAGAGGATGTCATCTGTAAGACGGAGCAGATAACTAAGAACATACAGGAGCTTCTGAGAGCTGCTCAGGAGACCAAACACGAAAG CTTTCTGCCCTGTTCAGAAAAGATCTGCATGGCTGTGTCGGAGATGGCTGCCCTGTTTCCCAAG AGGCCGTCCTCGGAGACTGTGCGAGGGTCTCTGTGTCTGCTCACTTCAAGCGCCAGCCGGCTGCACGGGGAGTGCCAGAAGGCCACAGAACACAACCCTTGCCGGTCAGACATCCAGCTGGTCACTCAGCAGGTCATCCAGTGCGCCTATGACATTGCCAAAGCTGCCAAGCAACTTGTCACTGTGACaaccaaagaaaacaacaactaa